DNA from Leptolyngbya iicbica LK:
GTACAGCGGGTTCAGCGTCACACCGCCGTAAATCCAGCAGGTGGTGTCGCGGGTATAGAGGGTATTGGGCAGAGGCGGCAGCAGATAGCCTGCGTAGCCGTCATTCTCTTGGGCCAGCTTCAGCAGTTCACTGCCAAAGTCTTTGGGCATGTCGTATACCGCGAGGCCGCCGATCAGGTATTCCGCCAATTTCGCGGGGGGGAGTTCCTCCAGAAACGAACGCACGTCGTCGATCAGCCCTAACCCCACTTCGTTGGGCACCATGCGCTGGTCGAGAATCCACTTTTTGGCATCGGCAATGGCAACGGTTTCCGCCAGCATTTGATGCATTTCGACGACATCAATGCCGCGATCGCGCATCTTCAGCACAAAATCGGCGTGGTCGCGTTTGGCCATATCGACCCACAGCACATCGTCAAACAGCAACTCATCATTATTGCTGGGGGTGAGTCGCGAGTGCGCGAGGCCCGGCGAGCAGACCATCACTTTGTGCAATTTGCCCACTTCAGAGTGGACGCCGTAGGGTTTGGTTTTGGGTTGAGTAGGGGTTGTAGCTGTCATAGTGTGTTTGGGGATAAAGAGGGTGAACTCAACAGTTGAGCGGAATCAAAAAGCAATTTGTCCAGAAATCAGGCCGACCAGCGCGGTGATGGCCGCGATCGCGGCCACCGTAAAGACAAACCATTCCACAGGGGTAAAGATGCGCAGCTGCTGTTCGCGTCGGGCCAGGAAAAACAGAATCGTGCCAGGTGCCAAAATCAACGCCGCCAGCAGAAGCTTGTCCAGCCCCCCGGCCACCAGCATGAGAATGGCGTAGGCCGTGGCAATCAGGGCAATGATCAGTTCCCGATTGCGGGCCGAAGCGTCCCGTTCATAGGTCTCGCGGGTCAGTGCTAGCTTGAGGGCATAAGCGGCCACCGTCAGATAGGGAATCAGCGACATCGCACTGGTCAGTTCCAGCGCCAGGTCGAAGGCGTTTTCAGCAAACAGGGTCGTAATCAGGAACCCCTGCACGACCAGATTGGTCATCCATAGCGAGATGGCGGGCACCTTTTGCGCATTTTCCCGATTCAAAAAGTTCGGCATCAGGTTGTTCTTGGCGGCCATAAAGGGCACCTCAGCGGCAAATAGCGTCCAGGCTAGATAGGCCCCGAGGACAGAAATTAAGAGGCCAACGCTGACGAAAATATTGCCCCAACGACCCACGACCATTTCTAAAGCCCCCGCCATCGAGGGATTCCGTAACTCAGCCAGCTCGGCCCGTGGCAGCAATCCGTAGGGCAGTACCGTGACCATGATCAGCAGGCACAAGACGCCGACAAAGCCCAAGACGGTGGCGACTCCGACATCCGATCGCTTTTCGGCATAGCGGGAATAAATACTGGCCCCCTCAATACCGATGAACACGAAGACCGTCACCAGCATCGTGTCGCGCACCTGCGCCCAGAGCGGCTCGTCATACCCCTGTCCGCCTAGCAGATTGGCGGTGAAAACATCGAAGTTAAAGGCGAATAGCAGAATAAAGACAAACGTGAGAATCGGCACAATTTTGGCGATCGTGACGATGGTGTTGACGCCAGCCGCCTGTTGCACCCCCCGCAAAATCATGAAGTGAAACAGCCAGATGATGATCGACGAACCAACCACGGCGGCTACGGTGTCCCCATCACCAAACACCGGGAAAAATTCCCCCAATGTCGATTTGATCAGGACAAAGTAAGAGACGTTGCCCACGCAGGTGCTGGACCAAAATGCCAAAGCGGCGAGAAAGCCAATGTAGTTGCCAAATCCGGCTTTCGCGTAAATGAAGACGCCGGAATCAAGTTTGGGCTTGCGCTGCGCCAAGTTTTGAAAAACAAACGCCAGCATAAGCATGCCGACGCCAGCGATCGCCCAGGCAATCAAGGCGCCGACGACGCCAGTCGCCCGTCCAAAGCGGCCTGGCAAGGTAAAAATACCCGCCCCCACCATGGAGCCGACGACCAAGGCGGTGAGTGCCCAGACCGACAGGGTTTGATTTTCCTGCTCGGAACTAGAGGAGGTATCAATCGCGGAACTGTAGTCCTGTGGTGAAGTCATATTCTTCTGAGAGTGAAGTTCAGACAGATATCAAGCGAAGCCAGGGAATGTCATAATTGAGCGGCTAAATTTCCTTGTGCCAAGGGATGCAGCCCCGAGCTCATAGGGATAGTGTGGGTACGGTCATGCTTTTAGCTCCAGGCTTCTAGAATTCATTGCTGACCAGCCCTAGAACTGCTCCACTCCTAAAAAGCGGGTAGAGCTGTTATCGGTCACAGTGCTGCAATTGCTGTCAACGATTCGCGCGTCAAACACTTCGAGGCGGCAGGTGCCCGCAGTGTTGGAAATAACTCGCAGCGTTTCAGAAGAATCGAAGCTGCGCACCCGAGTCAACAGCACGAAGTTGTTCTGTCCACCGGGTTCGGCATTCCGGCGGGTAATGACGCCCCGATATTCAACTCGACTGGGCGCCCGGTTGCGGTTGCTGCTTGCCTGAGGTTCCGTCATCTCTAGACGAAAATTTTCACCGTCTAGGGTTAACAACACATTGGCATTGCGCCCCCTGGCAAAGACAGAGCCCTGGGCAACGCCTCGGCCCTGAAAAAACTCTTGATTGGCATTCGTTTGGGCGATCGCTACGGGAGCTTGCAGCAGCCCTACCACCGCTGCACCACCCACGATGCCCATGAGCAAATGGGACTGTTTCCACATTTCAAATCATCCAAAATAACTGAGCGATCGCCCTGATCTGCGTCAGAGATAGCGCTTTTACAGCTCTGCGCCAAAATCTTCTGCGAGCTTGGCCTCTTGCTCCGTCGTCAGGTTCGACTGCACCAGTTCGCCTCGCTCTGCTGGCGCAAACGCATCTTTCACCTTGTCCACCGTGACTTGCCCCGTCAGCAAAAACAGCGCCGAAGTCCCCTCGGTCACCTTTTCCCGCACTTGCTTGATGAATTCGTCATTGATGCCGTAGTCGGTAAACTTGCCTGAAACCGCTCCGGCGGTAGCGCCCACAATCATGCCAAACAGAGGGGTGAGAAAAATCAGACCAAACAACATGCCCCAAAAGGCACCCCCCAAGGCACCCACGCCAGCCGTGTTCACGGCCTGATAAGTTTTCGGCTTTTTACGCCCCTCCGGCCAGTACACGATCGCCGCGTCCATAATCTTGACGATTTCTTGTTTTTGCAGACTCTGTAGCTTCTTTAGAGCCTTCTCAGCACCATCGGCACTGTTAAATTTCCAAACTGTCAAAGTAGACATATTTTCTCCAGTAACTTATCCAAAGTCTCCGAGCAAAAAAGCACTTAATCAGACCATCAAGTCTTGAACGTTCATTTGAGGCAAACTCAAGGATCGGCTTCTTCCCACTTCATTAATTTGGCAATGTAATGGGGTAGCGTGGATGGATTAAATGGTTTCGCGATCGCCCCAGCAAACCCCATCTGACGAAGCTGATCAGCGGTAAAGAAAACGGCTCTCGACGAAATCAACAAGATCGGGATCGATTGCCGATGAGTGTGAGTTTTCAACTGCTCAATGAACAACAACGCATCCGTTTCAGGAGTTGATGTATCCACCAAAACCACATGAGGTTTCTGCTGTTCACATAAACAAATCCCCTCCCGAATAGAGTCCGAAAGCACTACATGCCAACCACCAAGTTCTCTTAGGCAAGCTCCTAAAACCTCTCGCAGGCTGGTTTCATGTTCGATCAATAAAATGGATCGAGTCGCCATAAATAACCCCTTCTACATATGGCAGGGGCAAGGTCAGAGGTTTCCCGACCGGGCAATATGCGAGTGATTTAGCCGGACCTCATTTCCTTAGCCATCAAGGTAGAACAAGAAAATATGAAACTAATAGCATCAAGATTCGAGTGCATCAGTGGCAAATAATCAGCCCAAATTCTTCCTCATCTCAGAGGATTTATTACCGGCAAGAGGGGTGAATGATGACAGATCTAGAACCCGCCACGACGAGCTATCCAGCCCAGTTTGAATCATTTTTCCGAGCTGCGATCGCCATCACAACTCAGCGCAAATCTTCAGACTCTATTAAATTTCAAGATTCATGAAGGCAGGAATTATGGTTCGCCCAAACCTGAGGACTCAGATAGGTCGCGAATCAAATGCATCGAAAAGGGTGGCTGACTAATGTAATTGACATAGGAGGCGGCTAAATAAGGGCGATATTCGTCGCGCTCGGCCACATGAGTTTGAGCAAACGCGACGACCAAGGCTCCGTAGTTACTTCTCAGCCAAGCTTGCGCCAGTTCCAACTCTAAATCATCTTCAATGGAGTAAATAAATTGCGACAGCGTGCGCGTCGATTCCTCACTATGCGCTTTTTGATCCACTAATAAGAAATATTTTTCTGGGGTTGTTAACCACGCAAACGTCACCGCCTGTTCTGGGATCACTGGCGTCACGTAATCATAAACGCCACCCGCAATTAAGGTGGGAACTTGAATTTTGGCGGTGCCACTCTGGCCAAATAAATTGCTGACGGTATTAAACGCCATGACCAACTTGATCCGCTCATCCCTCAAGGTGCCTTGGCTCAGCGCCGCCATATCTTGGGGCGAATTTTCTAACTCCAGGGCTCGACATTGCAGCAGTCGGGAAATATTAGCGATGAAGGCTGCATCCGGTTCACACTGGGCTTTGAGCCAGTCAAAATCTACCGTAGCTCCGGCATTGACCAGCACCGTGTAGCCCCCAAAAGAATGACCGATCGCCCCAACTGACTCGGTGTTGAGCTGTTCGCCCAACTGAGTCTCGTTCAATCGCTGTAGTTCATCCAATAGAAAGGACACGTCTTGCGGCCGATTCACAAATTCCCGCCGCTGAAAAAATTCATCCGCCAGCCAGGCCTCTAACTCGCGTCTCTGGGTTTCGTTGCTGCCGACATGTTCGGGCATGGCCACCGCAAAGCCATAGGAGGCCACATGCGCGGCGATATCTCTGAAATAGATGCGGCTATGGCCTAAACCGTGGGAAAACACGATGATGGGAATGGTTCCAGCATCGGCGTTGGGGACCTCAGGCAAAAACAAATCGGCAGGAACGG
Protein-coding regions in this window:
- a CDS encoding basic amino acid/polyamine antiporter, with amino-acid sequence MTSPQDYSSAIDTSSSSEQENQTLSVWALTALVVGSMVGAGIFTLPGRFGRATGVVGALIAWAIAGVGMLMLAFVFQNLAQRKPKLDSGVFIYAKAGFGNYIGFLAALAFWSSTCVGNVSYFVLIKSTLGEFFPVFGDGDTVAAVVGSSIIIWLFHFMILRGVQQAAGVNTIVTIAKIVPILTFVFILLFAFNFDVFTANLLGGQGYDEPLWAQVRDTMLVTVFVFIGIEGASIYSRYAEKRSDVGVATVLGFVGVLCLLIMVTVLPYGLLPRAELAELRNPSMAGALEMVVGRWGNIFVSVGLLISVLGAYLAWTLFAAEVPFMAAKNNLMPNFLNRENAQKVPAISLWMTNLVVQGFLITTLFAENAFDLALELTSAMSLIPYLTVAAYALKLALTRETYERDASARNRELIIALIATAYAILMLVAGGLDKLLLAALILAPGTILFFLARREQQLRIFTPVEWFVFTVAAIAAITALVGLISGQIAF
- a CDS encoding DUF1269 domain-containing protein, coding for MSTLTVWKFNSADGAEKALKKLQSLQKQEIVKIMDAAIVYWPEGRKKPKTYQAVNTAGVGALGGAFWGMLFGLIFLTPLFGMIVGATAGAVSGKFTDYGINDEFIKQVREKVTEGTSALFLLTGQVTVDKVKDAFAPAERGELVQSNLTTEQEAKLAEDFGAEL
- a CDS encoding response regulator, whose protein sequence is MATRSILLIEHETSLREVLGACLRELGGWHVVLSDSIREGICLCEQQKPHVVLVDTSTPETDALLFIEQLKTHTHRQSIPILLISSRAVFFTADQLRQMGFAGAIAKPFNPSTLPHYIAKLMKWEEADP
- a CDS encoding alpha/beta hydrolase — translated: MNTSAPGARSRYRLWSWLARIVAAATISVVPATPGFSAERVKLQFGFLSRTVPVSSLVTFANDGTVDEHLAPFFQSLDDETLATFQAALATPRAEDPVAFSQKLYSPMGTRLLQSTGLTVRTGSGLNGQTALRSALSQAMQAPEGGSVIDLLRLFPTETITVDLLRVLAVNRQLRRAIAETDSFTASVVNQSSLDAENNPTDYAALPDLRDRGPYPVRFIPLNLVDERRDRPVPADLFLPEVPNADAGTIPIIVFSHGLGHSRIYFRDIAAHVASYGFAVAMPEHVGSNETQRRELEAWLADEFFQRREFVNRPQDVSFLLDELQRLNETQLGEQLNTESVGAIGHSFGGYTVLVNAGATVDFDWLKAQCEPDAAFIANISRLLQCRALELENSPQDMAALSQGTLRDERIKLVMAFNTVSNLFGQSGTAKIQVPTLIAGGVYDYVTPVIPEQAVTFAWLTTPEKYFLLVDQKAHSEESTRTLSQFIYSIEDDLELELAQAWLRSNYGALVVAFAQTHVAERDEYRPYLAASYVNYISQPPFSMHLIRDLSESSGLGEP